Sequence from the Thermocaproicibacter melissae genome:
AATTGCTTTTTGGCAGATTCGAGTTCCTTCGTCAAACGGGCAAGCTCCGCTTTCTTATCGACTAGCTCATCCGTAGGGATAAACAGCTTGGCGTCTGGCGTTACGATGGTTACGGCGCCGTCAAGCGTGAAGGACGGGCCGATTTCAACGCTGCTGGCCCAAGCAAGGCGTTCAAAGATAGGAATTCCCGCGCGGAATGTTTCCGGCATTGCGGTGGCAATGTAGAGACGCGCTCTGCGGGAAGGCGGAACATTCATCTCAGCGCGGCGGTTGCGCACGGCACGAACCGCTTCCATGATTTTGCGCATCTCTTCGGCCGCCTTGGGGAAGCAGTGGTTCTCATCATATTCCGGCCATTTGGAAATCATGATGGACTCGCCGCTGTGCGGAAGCGCCTGCCAAATTTCTTCGGTGATGAACGGCATGAAGGGATGCAGCAACTGCATAGTGGAGGACATGCACCAGACTAGCACCTGACGTGCATTTTGCGCAGCCTTCTCATCGCCGGAGTTGAGGCGAATCTTCGAGATTTCAATATACCAGTCACAGAACTCATCCCAGAGGAAATCATAGAGTTTCTGCACGGCAATGCCGAGCTCGAAATGCTCCAGATTATCCGTAACTTCCTTCGTCAAGCGGTTGAAGGAATCGACAATCCACTTGTCCTCGAGAGACAGCTCTTCCGGAAGAGTGCACGGAACGTCATGCCCTTCGAGGTTCATCAGAATAAAGCGTGCGGCGTTCCAAATCTTATTGGCAAAGTTTCGGCTCGCTTCCACCTTATCCTGCGAGAAGCGCATATCGTTTCCTGGGCTATTGCCTGTTGCGAGCGTAAAGCGCAGGGCATCTGCGCCGTACTTGTCGATAATCTCCAGCGGATCAATGCCGTTGCCGAGCGATTTGCTCATCTTGCGGCCCTTTTCGTCGCGCACAAGGCCGTGAATCAGCACGGTACGGAACGGTGTTTCGCCCATGTGCTCCATTCCGGAGAAAATCATGCGGGCGACCCAGAAGAAAATGATGTCGTAACCCGTTACGAGGGTATCGGTCGGGTAGAAATATTCAAGGTCCGGAGTCTTATCCGGCCAGCCGAGCGTCGAGAACGGCCAGAGTGCCGATGAGAACCAAGTGTCGAGCGTATCGGGGTCCTGCTCCAGATGCGTGCTGCCGCACTTCGGGCAGGCATGAGGAGCTTCGCGGGCAACGATGGTTTCTCCGCAGTCCTGGCAATACCACGCGGGGATGCGGTGCCCCCACCAAAGCTGGCGCGAAATGCACCAGTCGCGGATGTTTTCCATCCAGTGATAATAAATCTTTGCATAACGGTCCGGAATAAACCGCGTCTTGCCGGAGCGGACTGCTTCAATGGCAGGCTCCGCAAGCGGCTTCATTTTTACGAACCATTGTTTGGAAACGCGTGGTTCCACAATGGTTCCGCAACGATAGCAGGAGCCGACGTTGTGCTTAATTGGCTCCACGCGCACGAGGTAGCCCTGTTCTTTGAGGTCGTCCACAATCCGCTTACGGGCCTCAAGGCCGGGCAGTCCGGCATATTTTCCGCCGTTCTCGTTGATGCTGCCGTCTTCGTTCATGACGTTGATGACTTCGAGGTTATGACGCAGACCGACTTCAAAGTCGTTCGGGTCATGCGCCGGTGTAATCTTCACCACACCGGTTCCGAAGTCGCGCTCAACATATTCATCGGCGATGACCGGAATCTCACGCCCGACAAGGGGTAGAATCAGCGTTTTGCCTACAAGGTGCTTGTAGCGCTCATCCTCGGGGTGAACCGCCACAGCCGTATCGCCCAGCATCGTTTCGGGGCGGGTGGTAGCAAGTTCAAGATAGCCGCTGCCGTCTTTGAACGGATAGCGCAGATGCCAGAAGAAGCCGTCGCGCTCCTCAAACTCAACTTCCGCGTCGGAAATGGAAGTTTTGCAGTGCGGGCACCAGTTGATGATGCGCTCGCCGCGGTAAATCAACCCTTTTTCATAAAGACGGACAAAGACCTCGCGAACTGCCTTGGAGCAGCCTTCGTCCAGCGTAAAGCGCTCACGGTCCCAGTCGCAGGAAGAACCGAGCTTTTTCAGTTGCTCGACGATGCGCCCGCCGTACTGCTCTTTCCACGCCCATGCGCGCTCCAGAAATGCTTCTCGGCCGATTTGTTCTTTTGTAAGGCCCTCTTTGCGCATGGCTTCGACGATTTTTGCTTCCGTCGCAATGGAAGCGTGGTCGGTGCCGGGGAGCCAAAGAGCGCAATAGCCCTGCATTCTTCTCCAGCGAATCAGAATATCCTGCAACGTTTCATCGAGGGCATGTCCCATGTGGAGCTTGCCGGTGATGTTCGGCGGCGGAATAACGATGGTATACGGTTTTTTCTTCGGATCTCGTACCGCGTGGAAGTATTTTTTCTCAAGCCAGAACCGATAGGTTCTGTCTTCAACCTCCTGCGGCTCATAGGTTTTGTTTAATTGCCTGCTCATGTTTTATCCTTCCTCTGTTGTTCGGACAGCGCTATGCGTGCCAAGTTTCTGAGAAAAATACATGTTCTTTTTATTATTGCATTGCTCAGTTGCTTTGTCAAATTTATCCCGCGGGAACCGGAGAAGCACAACCGTTCGGAGCAGCGCAATCAATTGCGACGGCAACACAAAGGGCGAGCGGAATATTCGCTTCTTGTGTAACCGTCACAGCGTAACATTCCGACCTGCCCATCCAGCAGCTGCCGTGCGTCATGACGACGGAGGGCTCGGAATGGCCGCGGTGGTCTTCCACAACATCAAACGAACGTGTGAGCAGACTGCCCCGAAAACGCCAGTTCAAGCCTTTGAACTGCACGCTTCTGTGCGGAGCCTGTGTTCTGACCCAGATGCGCAGTCTGCGGGTTCCGCTTACCGCTGTAAAACGGTACATTCCCGGCAGACAGACGCCCGTCAGCTTAGCTGCTGTTCCGCCATCGGGAATATGCAGCGCAAAGTGCGCCCCAACGGACAGATATTCGCCGCACACTTCATACAGCAGCTTGCCGCCTTCGTCCAGAACAGAAAACAGGACCTTCGGCCGCCCGCTCTCCGGTTTAAGATAAAGTTGCACTACCCCCTCTTCCTTTCCTGCGTTCTTAACTGGTGCTATTCTATCATTTTTCCCTTCACGCGGCAAGCGATAATCCCTCCTGCGGGCAATATTTCGCCTGCTACCCGGCGGAAATAAACTATGCTATAATATGGACAACTTCTTGAACGGAGGTACCCCTACGTTATGAAAGCCGTATTCAAGCTCCGCCGGCTTTGGATTTTGCTTACGATTCCGGTTTCATTTGCGCTCATCTTTGCATCTTCGTCCCTCCCGGGCTTTGCGGAAAGCTACGCAGAACGGATTTACCCCTATCTTTCGCGCGGCTTGAATGCTGTCACCTCGCTTGTGCCGTTTTCTCTTGCGGAAATCTTGGTATATTTTCTCATTGCCTTTCTGATTGCGGCTTTTGTTCGCTTTGTTGTCCGCCTGATTCGTTTAAAAGGGAAACGCGGTGAAACGGCAGCGCGCTTTTTGATCAATCTGCTTTGCGGTGCAGGCATCCTGCTTTTTTTGTTTACCATCAACTGCGGAATCAACTATTACCGCAGCACCTTTGCGCAGACATGCGGCCTCACCGTCAAAGAATCGTCCAGCGAGGAACTTATTGAACTGTGCAAATCTCTCGCAGAGGATTCCAATGCCCTTCGTGCCAAAGTGAAAACAGACAGCAATGCCGTCATGCTGCTGCACAAGCGGGACTTTCGGGAAAATGCGGATACGGCGCGCGTTTCATTTGACCGCCTCAGCGCAGAATATCCGCTGCTGTATTCGGGTTACGGCGCCCCGAAACCTGTTTTAGCCTCACTGGCGATGTCCCAGTGCAATATTACAGGAATATTCTTCCCGTTTACCTTTGAAGCAAACGTCAATACCGACGTTCCCGAATATACGATTCCGTTTACTATGTGCCACGAGCTTTCTCATCTGCGCGGCTATATGCGGGAAGATGAGGCGAATTTTATCGCTTACTTAGCCTGCCGCAGCAGCGACGATATTGACTTTCGCTATTCCGGCGCCGCTATGGCGTTCACTTATGCCTCCAACGCTTTGTTTGCAACGGATTCCCAAAAAGCGGCACAAATCTTTTCCACTCTGAGCGAAGGAGTCCGGCGCGACTTGGCGTTCAACAACGAATACTGGAGCCGGTTTACCGGCCCAGCGGCCGATGCGGCAGATTCCATCAATGACAATTATTTGAAAGCCAACAGCCAAAAAGACGGCGTACAGAGTTATGGGCGTATGGTCGACCTGCTGCTGGCACTCCAGCGCGCAGAAAAAGAAGGAAAATAAAAAGGCAGCCGGTTAATCCGGCTGCCTTTCGTTTTACTGGAAAGCAATTTAGTTGTTTGTATCAGGTAGATCGTCCGGCAGATCTACGTCGTCAATGCTGCCGTCAGAAACCTGAATTGAACCCTGGAGACGCGCACCGCTTTCCACGGTGATTGTGGTGGAAGTAACATCGCCGATGATAACTGCGTTGCCCTGCAAATTCACATTCCCCATAACGTGGACATTTCCTTTCAGCTTTCCGTCGAAGGTAAGGCTTCCGCCTTTAATATCGCCGACAATGACCGAATTGCTATCGACAACAATAGAATCCGATGCACTGATATTGCCGCGCACAGTGCAATCCATCAGGTCGACACTGGAACCCTGAACGTCACCGATCTGTTTGCCGTTGATTTTCACCCTTCCGGTCGTTTCGATACTTCCAGAAACAGAACCGTACATCTCAATGTCACCGTCGGACTTGATGTTACCATTAATGACAGTGCCCTTGGAGATAATCGTCGCATTCACGCTGCTTGTTTCAAAATTACGCATATCCTGCTGCGGGATCTGTTTCTGCTGCGAATAATCGCGGCGGAACGGACGGTTCCCGTTCTCAAGACGATCCTCGTTTATTCCCCTCATATCGTACGAATGCTCTTGCATATCCATGTTCTTCACCTTTGCTGAATCCTCCTCATCTTCCGGTCCGTTCCAAATACGCTTAATCATGTGGGTGAAACCTTGATTTTGCGTAGAGAATCCTGTTTCCATACCTATTTGTCCCCTTTTCTCTGGTTAACGGCGAAAATAGCATGAACCATTTTATATATTATACATTAATCCTGTCGCATTTTCCAGTATTTTGCTATTTTTTGTTGAAAATTTCGGGATGCACAAAAAGCTCCCGAAATATTTCGGGAGCTTTTTTCATTCATGCGGTCAGCCGCCAAGGTATGCTTTTTTCACGGATTCGTCGTTCAACAGGTCGGAAGCTTTACCTTCCAGTGTAATGCGCCCCGTTTCAATGACGTAGGCACGGTTTGCGATGGAAAGTGCCATGTTCGCATTCTGCTCAACAAGGAGCACCGTCGTGCCGGACTTGTTGATGTCCTGAATAATGGAGAAAATCTCTTGGACAACAATCGGTGCAAGGCCCATGGACGGTTCGTCCAACAGCAAAATCTTCGGGCGCGACATCAGCGCACGACCCATGGCAAGCATCTGCTGTTCGCCGCCGCTGAGGGTCCCAGCACGTTGTCTGAGGCGCTCCTTCAAGCGCGGAAATCTTGTGAAAACAGACTCGAAGTCTTTCTCAATCTCCGCTTTGTCTTTTCGGCGATATGCGCCGAGCTGCAGATTTTCGGCCACTGTCATGTTGGCGAAAATGCGGCGCCCTTCCGGCACATGGGAAATCCCCAGATAAGGAATTTTATGCGGCGGAATTTTTGTAATGTCCTGCCCTTCAAATTCTATCGTTCCGCTTGAAGGGGTAACAAGCCCGGAAATAGCACGAAGCGTAGAGGTTTTGCCCGCGCCGTTTGCACCGATCAGCGTTACGATTTCGCCTTCGTTGACTTCCATGTTGACATCGCTGAGTGCATGGATTCCGCCATAATAAACATTCAGATTCGTAATCTTAAGCATGGGCAGCCTCCTCACCGAGATAGGCTTCGATTACCTTCGGGTTATTGCGGATTTCCTCCGGGGTACCCTCGGCAATAATTTTCCCGTAATCAAGCACAACGATTTTTTCGCAGACGCCCATAACAAGACGCATGTCGTGTTCAATCAGAAGAATGGCAATGTCAAACTTCTCGCGGATCCAGCGAATCAGATCGCTGAGTTCCTGGGTTTCCTGCGGATTCATACCGGCCGCTGGCTCATCGAGAAGAAGGAGCTTCGGCTGGGTCGCAAGCGCTCTTGCTATTTCAAGGCGGCGCTGCTCCCCGTAAGGAAGGTTGGTGGCCAATTCGTTCTTCTTATCCTCAAGATGGAAAACCTTAAGCAGCTCGAGAGATTTCTCTTCAATCTCTTTTTCTTCCTGAAAATATCTAGGCAGGCGCAGAATCGATTCCGCAAGATTGCATTTTGTTTGGTAAATGTAAGAAATCTTTACGTTTTCAAGCACCGTGAGATTCTTCATCAGACGGATATTCTGAAACGTACGGGCTATGCCCTCGCTGGTAATGTTGTAAGGCCTCATACCGGCGATGGATTTGCCGTTAAACAGAATCTTTCCTCTGGTGGGGCGGTAAACGCCGGTGAGCATGTTGAAAACGGTCGTCTTGCCTGCACCGTTCGGTCCAATCAGACCGCAAATGTCATTTTTCTCCATCTGCATGGAAAAATCCGAGACAGCCATCAGGCCGCCGAACTGGATGGAGATTTTTTGAATGTCAAGCAGCGGCATTCTTCTTGCCCCCTTTGCGGCGGAATGTGTCAACAAGGTCGGAAATCCACGGAATGCGCACTTTCTTGACACGCATAATCATGATAACAATCAGAAGCAGCGGATAGATGACCATGCGGTAATCCTCAAGGAAGCGCAGGGCTTCCGGAAGGATGGTAAGAATCGTCGTCGATGTGATGCAGCCGGCAAAATTACCGCTGCCGCCCAGAACGACATAGATGACTAGGTCAATGGATTTGAAGTAGTTGAAAGAAGTCGGCTCAATGAACATCATCAGGAAGGCATAAAGGCCACCTGCAAATCCCGCAAAGAACGCACCAATTGTAAACGCCATGATTTTGTAGCGTGTTGTATTGATGCCCATTGCCTCCGCCGCAATTTCATCTTCGCGGACAGAAATCATCGCACGGCCTTGCCTGGAATTCACAACATGATAAAGAATCAGGATTGTGACAACCATGGAGAAAAACACTAGGGCAAACGTGGTTTCGCCCGGAATGCCCGTCAAGCCCTGTGCGCCGCCGAGCATAGGAATATTCTGAATCGCAACGACGATGATTTCGCAGAAGCCCAACGTGGTAATGGCAAGGTAGTCGCCCTTTAGACGCAAAGTCGGCAGGCCGATGAGGAAGCCGAACAATGCCGCGATGATGCTTCCGATGATGAGGGATAAAAAGAACGGAACTCCGGCCTGGTTAACAACCGCCGCGCCGTATGCGCCGATTGCCATGAACGCAGAGTGGCCGAGTGTAAGCTGTCCCGTGTAATTAATGACAAGGTTTGCACTGAGTGCCAAAATCACGTTGATGCAGATTGTCATGAGGATGCGTTCTAAGTAAGCGTCGATCACGCCTAGATAGATCAGCAGCGAGAACACACCAAATACTGCTACCGAGGAGGCGAGATAGACGGCAAGTTTCTTCACAAAAGCAGTCATACTCTCACCTACACTTTCTCGCTGACTTTTTTACCAAGCAGCCCGCTCGGTTTGATAATCAGAATGACAATTAGGACGATAAAGCCGATGGCATGGGATAGCGGTGAATACCACGCGGTTACGAAGGTTTCGATGACGCCGAGAACAAGGCCGCCGAGGAACGCACCCGGAATGAGGCCGATGCCGCCGAAGACAGCAGCGGTAAAGGCTTTGATGCCCGGCTGAATTCCCATGTACGGTTCAACGCTGTTATAAAGGATTCCGACCAGCACGCCGGCCGCACCCGCAAGGGCGGAGCCGATGGCGAACGTAGCGGAAATGGTCGCGTCAACATTAATTCCCATCAGCGCGGCGGCATCCTTGTCCGCTGAAGTTGCACGCATAGCTTTGCCGATTTTTGTCTTGTAAATGATAATCTGCAGCAGAAGCATCAGCACAACCGAGGTGAGCAAAATGATGAGATGCAGAGAATCGGTATGCACCGGTCCAATGGCGATAGTCTTCTGCGCAAGGATGTCATGCGGGTAGCTTCTCTGTGCGGCGCCGAAGATGGCATTGAAGGTGTTCTCCAAAAGGAGAGAAACACCCATTGCCGTAATCAGCAATGCTATGTTCGACGCTTTCCGCAGCGGCTTGTAGGCGATTCTCTCAACAAGAACGCCTGCAATTGCCGAACCAACCATGGCGATCAGAAGAGTCGGAATGAACGGCAGGTGAAGATTTATGGATGCAAAAAGGCCTATGTAGGCGCCCACCATGTAAATATCACAGTGGGCGAAATTGATCAGGCCGATAATGCCGTAAACCATGGTATAGCCAAGGGCAATCAATGCGTAGACACTCCCAAGCGAGAGGCCGTTGATCAATTGCTGAAGAATTTCAACTAGACTCAACTTCTTTTCCTCCTATTTCACGCCACAACCGTGCTGGAAAAGCTGCCTCTCCTCCCGGGAAGCATCTTCCTTGATTCAAAGCGCAAGCCGCTTCGCAGGTCAGGCTGAAATCTTCTTATAGAACTGTTTCTTGCCATCCACGGTCTTAATGATGACTGCAGACTTTACAGCGTTGCGGTCACTGTCAAAGCTGATTTTGCCGCAGACAACGCTTCCGTTGTAGCTCTTAAGGGCATTCTTAATTGCGTTGGCATCTGTGCTGCCGGCATTCTTAATGCTTTCGCAGAGGACTTTTCCGGCATCATAGGTCAGAGCCGCAAAGGCATCCGGTTCCGCGTTATACTTAG
This genomic interval carries:
- a CDS encoding DUF3810 domain-containing protein produces the protein MKAVFKLRRLWILLTIPVSFALIFASSSLPGFAESYAERIYPYLSRGLNAVTSLVPFSLAEILVYFLIAFLIAAFVRFVVRLIRLKGKRGETAARFLINLLCGAGILLFLFTINCGINYYRSTFAQTCGLTVKESSSEELIELCKSLAEDSNALRAKVKTDSNAVMLLHKRDFRENADTARVSFDRLSAEYPLLYSGYGAPKPVLASLAMSQCNITGIFFPFTFEANVNTDVPEYTIPFTMCHELSHLRGYMREDEANFIAYLACRSSDDIDFRYSGAAMAFTYASNALFATDSQKAAQIFSTLSEGVRRDLAFNNEYWSRFTGPAADAADSINDNYLKANSQKDGVQSYGRMVDLLLALQRAEKEGK
- a CDS encoding branched-chain amino acid ABC transporter permease, whose translation is MTAFVKKLAVYLASSVAVFGVFSLLIYLGVIDAYLERILMTICINVILALSANLVINYTGQLTLGHSAFMAIGAYGAAVVNQAGVPFFLSLIIGSIIAALFGFLIGLPTLRLKGDYLAITTLGFCEIIVVAIQNIPMLGGAQGLTGIPGETTFALVFFSMVVTILILYHVVNSRQGRAMISVREDEIAAEAMGINTTRYKIMAFTIGAFFAGFAGGLYAFLMMFIEPTSFNYFKSIDLVIYVVLGGSGNFAGCITSTTILTILPEALRFLEDYRMVIYPLLLIVIMIMRVKKVRIPWISDLVDTFRRKGGKKNAAA
- a CDS encoding branched-chain amino acid ABC transporter permease, with amino-acid sequence MSLVEILQQLINGLSLGSVYALIALGYTMVYGIIGLINFAHCDIYMVGAYIGLFASINLHLPFIPTLLIAMVGSAIAGVLVERIAYKPLRKASNIALLITAMGVSLLLENTFNAIFGAAQRSYPHDILAQKTIAIGPVHTDSLHLIILLTSVVLMLLLQIIIYKTKIGKAMRATSADKDAAALMGINVDATISATFAIGSALAGAAGVLVGILYNSVEPYMGIQPGIKAFTAAVFGGIGLIPGAFLGGLVLGVIETFVTAWYSPLSHAIGFIVLIVILIIKPSGLLGKKVSEKV
- a CDS encoding ABC transporter ATP-binding protein, whose amino-acid sequence is MLKITNLNVYYGGIHALSDVNMEVNEGEIVTLIGANGAGKTSTLRAISGLVTPSSGTIEFEGQDITKIPPHKIPYLGISHVPEGRRIFANMTVAENLQLGAYRRKDKAEIEKDFESVFTRFPRLKERLRQRAGTLSGGEQQMLAMGRALMSRPKILLLDEPSMGLAPIVVQEIFSIIQDINKSGTTVLLVEQNANMALSIANRAYVIETGRITLEGKASDLLNDESVKKAYLGG
- a CDS encoding bactofilin family protein, whose product is METGFSTQNQGFTHMIKRIWNGPEDEEDSAKVKNMDMQEHSYDMRGINEDRLENGNRPFRRDYSQQKQIPQQDMRNFETSSVNATIISKGTVINGNIKSDGDIEMYGSVSGSIETTGRVKINGKQIGDVQGSSVDLMDCTVRGNISASDSIVVDSNSVIVGDIKGGSLTFDGKLKGNVHVMGNVNLQGNAVIIGDVTSTTITVESGARLQGSIQVSDGSIDDVDLPDDLPDTNN
- a CDS encoding valine--tRNA ligase — encoded protein: MSRQLNKTYEPQEVEDRTYRFWLEKKYFHAVRDPKKKPYTIVIPPPNITGKLHMGHALDETLQDILIRWRRMQGYCALWLPGTDHASIATEAKIVEAMRKEGLTKEQIGREAFLERAWAWKEQYGGRIVEQLKKLGSSCDWDRERFTLDEGCSKAVREVFVRLYEKGLIYRGERIINWCPHCKTSISDAEVEFEERDGFFWHLRYPFKDGSGYLELATTRPETMLGDTAVAVHPEDERYKHLVGKTLILPLVGREIPVIADEYVERDFGTGVVKITPAHDPNDFEVGLRHNLEVINVMNEDGSINENGGKYAGLPGLEARKRIVDDLKEQGYLVRVEPIKHNVGSCYRCGTIVEPRVSKQWFVKMKPLAEPAIEAVRSGKTRFIPDRYAKIYYHWMENIRDWCISRQLWWGHRIPAWYCQDCGETIVAREAPHACPKCGSTHLEQDPDTLDTWFSSALWPFSTLGWPDKTPDLEYFYPTDTLVTGYDIIFFWVARMIFSGMEHMGETPFRTVLIHGLVRDEKGRKMSKSLGNGIDPLEIIDKYGADALRFTLATGNSPGNDMRFSQDKVEASRNFANKIWNAARFILMNLEGHDVPCTLPEELSLEDKWIVDSFNRLTKEVTDNLEHFELGIAVQKLYDFLWDEFCDWYIEISKIRLNSGDEKAAQNARQVLVWCMSSTMQLLHPFMPFITEEIWQALPHSGESIMISKWPEYDENHCFPKAAEEMRKIMEAVRAVRNRRAEMNVPPSRRARLYIATAMPETFRAGIPIFERLAWASSVEIGPSFTLDGAVTIVTPDAKLFIPTDELVDKKAELARLTKELESAKKQFATAEAKLKNEKFLAKAPANVVEGVRQNAAKLKEHIALIESSIKEMQ
- a CDS encoding ABC transporter ATP-binding protein, which encodes MPLLDIQKISIQFGGLMAVSDFSMQMEKNDICGLIGPNGAGKTTVFNMLTGVYRPTRGKILFNGKSIAGMRPYNITSEGIARTFQNIRLMKNLTVLENVKISYIYQTKCNLAESILRLPRYFQEEKEIEEKSLELLKVFHLEDKKNELATNLPYGEQRRLEIARALATQPKLLLLDEPAAGMNPQETQELSDLIRWIREKFDIAILLIEHDMRLVMGVCEKIVVLDYGKIIAEGTPEEIRNNPKVIEAYLGEEAAHA